One genomic window of Actinoplanes lobatus includes the following:
- a CDS encoding LacI family DNA-binding transcriptional regulator, which yields MTTRERPTLEAVARRAGVSRATVSRVVNGSTTVAASIREAVTRAVDELGYVPNQAARSLVTRQTDSIALILPETANRVFSDDLFFPAIIRGVGSELEAADKQLVLMMAGSAAGYARVERYAVAGHVDGVMFASIHGADPLPGLLARRGIPVICSGRPMIADPPVPYVDVDHAGGVAAAIRHLITSGRRRIATIAGPQDMVAGLERLTGYHDTLRAAGLPELVVTGDFTRDSGITAMRDLLDRDPDLDAVFAASDLMAHGALQALRNAGRRVPEDVAVIGFDDFEVSRYSDPPLTTVRQPIGEAGRTMAREMLRLISGDPGVPPAIILPTELIVRASA from the coding sequence TGACGACGCGGGAACGCCCGACCCTGGAAGCGGTCGCCCGTCGAGCCGGGGTCTCCCGCGCGACGGTGTCCCGCGTCGTCAACGGTTCGACCACGGTGGCGGCCTCCATCCGCGAGGCCGTCACCCGGGCCGTCGACGAACTCGGCTACGTGCCGAACCAGGCGGCCCGGAGCCTGGTCACCCGGCAGACCGACTCGATCGCCCTGATCCTTCCGGAGACGGCGAACCGGGTCTTCTCCGACGACCTGTTCTTCCCGGCCATCATCCGCGGCGTCGGCTCCGAACTGGAGGCCGCCGACAAGCAACTGGTGCTGATGATGGCCGGTTCGGCGGCCGGCTACGCCCGGGTCGAGCGCTACGCGGTGGCCGGCCACGTCGACGGCGTCATGTTCGCCTCGATCCACGGCGCCGATCCGCTGCCCGGCCTGCTGGCCCGCCGCGGCATCCCGGTGATCTGCAGCGGCCGCCCGATGATCGCCGACCCGCCGGTTCCGTACGTGGACGTCGACCACGCCGGTGGCGTCGCCGCGGCCATCCGGCACCTGATCACTTCCGGTCGCCGGCGGATCGCGACCATAGCGGGCCCGCAGGACATGGTGGCCGGCCTCGAACGGCTCACCGGCTACCACGACACGCTGCGCGCGGCCGGCCTCCCGGAACTCGTCGTCACCGGCGACTTCACCCGCGACTCCGGCATCACCGCGATGCGCGACCTGCTCGACCGTGACCCGGACCTGGACGCCGTCTTCGCCGCCTCCGACCTGATGGCCCACGGCGCCCTGCAAGCCCTGCGCAACGCCGGCCGCCGGGTCCCGGAGGACGTCGCGGTGATCGGCTTCGACGACTTCGAGGTCAGCCGCTACAGCGACCCGCCGCTCACCACGGTGCGCCAGCCGATCGGCGAGGCCGGCCGCACGATGGCCCGCGAGATGCTCCGCCTGATCTCCGGCGACCCCGGGGTGCCGCCCGCGATCATCCTGCCCACCGAACTCATCGTCCGCGCCTCAGCCTGA